Proteins encoded by one window of Desertibacillus haloalkaliphilus:
- a CDS encoding TRAP transporter small permease, with translation MKALKWLDEHFEELFLVIFSAVMVAVIALQVFMRYVMGSSLSWSEELARYCFIWLVYLGISYGVKKQRHIKVDVLLLALKDRGKIILNIFANVLFLGFAVFVIIYGY, from the coding sequence ATGAAAGCACTTAAATGGCTCGATGAGCATTTTGAAGAGTTATTTCTCGTTATCTTTTCAGCGGTGATGGTCGCTGTCATCGCCCTACAAGTCTTTATGCGTTATGTGATGGGCTCATCACTTTCATGGTCAGAAGAACTCGCAAGGTATTGTTTCATCTGGCTCGTCTATTTAGGAATTAGTTACGGTGTAAAGAAACAGCGCCATATTAAAGTCGATGTACTGTTGTTAGCGTTGAAAGATCGCGGAAAAATCATTTTGAATATCTTTGCAAACGTTTTATTCCTAGGCTTTGCGGTTTTCGTTATTATTTATGGGTAC
- a CDS encoding CBS domain-containing protein has product MQVILSHLTLDFDGFASMLAAKKLYPEAKLVITDKQNAAVKQFLALYRDSIELSDAKQIDWSDVRHLILVDVANAKRVGPFMEKVNLEQTTVTIFDHHPPKEDDIEPTDAKIEAVGATVTLLIEEIIANNIPITSFEATVFGLGLYTDTGSFSYTNTTARDLNAASFLLKNGMNLELINRFSDQMLFDQQQDIFNSLLINSQEYSHDGLTFLISWYEHSKFQGGLATLTRKLMETSGADAVFTIVAMQKRIYVVARSSTERIHVLPIIKSLGGGGHAQAASATIKTGNISDIYEQVKTKLTDSIRPAITAKEMMSSPVKVLSPETTIDEAAERMIRYGHTGFPIVDDEQLAGIISRRDLDKATHHGLGHAPVKAYMSTSPISITSTTSLEEIQKIMIKHNVGRLPVTNDGKIVGIVSRTNVIEVLHNQTTHTNEQSLAVENVNKQIEKQLPSATIYLLQCIGKTADKNDVDAYLIGGIVRDLLLGLNNEDIDIVVDGNGIEFAEALQERYGGTIKAHQNFGTATWTSPSGVKVDVTSSRIEYYEHPAALPTVERSSIKQDLYRRDFSINAMAIQLNEHSFGDVLDYFNGIDDLTEKRIRVLHNLSFVEDPTRILRAVRFELRFGFEMDQHTFELAETSVDQVALLSKQRVIHELKSLLTENEPITAIERLRVIGFWDHLIGQNLVLNHTLTLAKQIQKTSKNQCKNLKPQHEEGKTSELWFCYFISLFYGHEGWEHKVAAYAMHRKHQELIKQIVHFDEEKAKGAFTLANLHYLFKHFHDEAILFIAAKEENSDVHDLIITYVKKWNDFSPLLTGTDLKQAGIQPGPIFSKILLAVEVAYLQNQISTKNDAIQWLHEHLHRFTS; this is encoded by the coding sequence TTGCAAGTTATTCTCTCACACCTAACACTTGACTTTGATGGTTTTGCCTCGATGCTCGCAGCAAAAAAGCTGTATCCCGAAGCGAAACTTGTTATCACGGATAAACAAAATGCTGCTGTCAAACAATTTCTAGCCTTATACCGTGACAGTATTGAACTATCAGATGCAAAACAGATCGATTGGAGTGACGTTCGTCACCTTATTTTGGTCGATGTCGCAAATGCCAAACGAGTTGGGCCGTTCATGGAGAAGGTTAACCTCGAACAGACAACCGTGACGATATTTGATCACCATCCACCTAAGGAAGATGACATCGAGCCGACTGATGCAAAAATCGAAGCAGTCGGTGCAACAGTTACTCTCTTAATTGAAGAAATCATTGCGAACAATATCCCGATTACTTCATTTGAAGCGACCGTTTTCGGCCTTGGCTTATATACGGATACCGGTTCGTTTTCCTATACGAATACAACAGCTCGTGACTTAAATGCAGCTAGTTTCTTACTTAAAAATGGAATGAACCTTGAGCTCATTAATCGCTTTTCTGACCAAATGTTGTTTGATCAACAGCAAGACATTTTTAACTCATTACTTATTAACTCCCAAGAATATTCACACGATGGTCTAACTTTCCTGATCAGCTGGTACGAGCATAGTAAATTCCAAGGGGGACTTGCAACATTAACGCGGAAATTAATGGAGACATCAGGCGCTGATGCTGTATTTACGATAGTAGCGATGCAAAAACGTATCTACGTCGTCGCACGATCCAGCACTGAACGTATACATGTGCTCCCTATTATTAAAAGTCTTGGAGGAGGGGGCCATGCGCAAGCTGCTTCAGCCACCATTAAAACTGGAAACATCAGTGACATCTATGAGCAAGTCAAAACAAAACTAACCGATTCGATACGTCCTGCGATTACAGCAAAAGAAATGATGTCAAGTCCAGTGAAGGTCCTTTCACCAGAGACAACGATCGATGAGGCTGCAGAACGAATGATACGCTACGGGCACACCGGTTTTCCAATTGTTGATGATGAGCAATTAGCAGGAATTATTTCACGCCGTGACTTAGATAAAGCGACTCACCACGGGCTTGGTCATGCACCTGTAAAAGCTTATATGAGTACATCACCGATTTCCATTACGAGCACAACATCACTAGAAGAAATTCAAAAAATTATGATCAAACACAATGTCGGCCGTTTACCTGTCACTAATGATGGAAAAATTGTTGGGATCGTTTCAAGAACCAATGTCATCGAAGTTCTCCATAATCAAACAACTCACACGAATGAACAATCACTAGCGGTCGAAAATGTGAACAAACAGATTGAAAAACAATTACCTTCTGCCACCATTTATTTATTACAATGCATCGGTAAAACAGCTGACAAAAACGATGTAGATGCTTATCTCATTGGTGGAATTGTTCGTGATTTACTGCTTGGATTGAATAATGAGGATATTGATATTGTAGTAGACGGCAACGGAATTGAATTTGCTGAAGCGTTACAGGAGCGTTATGGGGGGACCATCAAAGCACATCAAAACTTTGGCACAGCTACATGGACCAGTCCATCTGGGGTAAAGGTTGATGTCACCTCATCAAGGATTGAATATTATGAGCACCCAGCAGCCTTACCAACCGTCGAACGCTCAAGCATCAAACAAGATTTATATCGTCGTGACTTTTCGATCAATGCTATGGCGATTCAATTAAATGAACATTCCTTTGGTGACGTTCTAGATTATTTTAATGGGATCGATGATCTAACAGAAAAGCGTATTCGCGTCTTACATAACCTAAGCTTTGTTGAAGACCCAACTCGGATTTTGCGTGCGGTCCGGTTTGAACTCCGATTCGGCTTCGAAATGGATCAACACACATTTGAGCTTGCCGAGACGTCAGTTGATCAAGTAGCATTACTATCTAAACAGCGAGTGATTCACGAATTAAAATCATTGCTTACCGAAAATGAACCTATTACAGCGATTGAGCGCCTGCGAGTCATTGGATTTTGGGATCATTTGATCGGCCAAAACCTCGTTTTAAATCATACACTTACGCTAGCAAAACAGATTCAAAAGACATCCAAGAATCAGTGCAAGAATCTTAAACCACAGCATGAAGAAGGAAAAACGAGTGAGCTTTGGTTCTGTTATTTTATTAGTCTTTTTTATGGGCATGAGGGTTGGGAACATAAAGTAGCCGCTTATGCGATGCACCGTAAACATCAAGAGTTGATCAAACAAATTGTCCATTTTGATGAAGAAAAAGCTAAAGGGGCATTCACTCTTGCTAACTTACACTATCTTTTTAAACATTTTCACGATGAAGCTATCCTATTTATTGCTGCTAAAGAAGAAAATTCAGACGTTCACGACCTAATTATCACATACGTCAAAAAATGGAACGACTTCTCTCCCTTACTAACGGGCACTGACTTAAAACAAGCCGGTATACAGCCTGGGCCGATCTTTTCTAAGATCTTACTCGCCGTCGAAGTGGCATACTTACAAAATCAAATTTCAACAAAAAACGATGCGATCCAATGGCTACATGAGCATCTCCACCGCTTTACAAGTTAA
- a CDS encoding DNA topoisomerase III: MKVIIAEKPDQGAKLAAPYRHKKKQGYIEIEANETFPTGALLTWAVGHLCELKAPEHYDSKWKKWSLETLPIIPERFHHQVMKSKWKQFSVIKSLLQRAEVKEVVIASDAGREGELIVRVILSLCRVQQPIKRLWISSLTKKAVENGFANLLDESQTRALYYEALSRSCADWLVGMNASRAYTLLLQQQGLSEVFSTGRVQTPTLALIVQQERDIERFRSEPFWEVTARFQVEGNTYLGKWHKDGDTRLKQQKQAEAVTAFCKGKQAEITEVKKERKEFKPPLLFNLSSLQAVANKRYKYSPKKTLDIAQKLYLKGVISYPRTDASVVTKGEAVTFPDICKKLGSYLDYKRFVPVPNRSILHNKRFVNEKKVTDHYAIIPTEQVPNLEKLTEEERKIYDLIVRRLLAAHYPSAVFDYTTIHTLVGERAAFLSKGKAVVDQGWREVIYGDHSSIEDQDEPILPQVSKGMNGDVVEVETIEGKTKPPKRFTEGELITLMKTAGKTLDDGELEKVLRKTEGLGTEATRAGIIGILKDRSYITIQKNQVYATAKGKVLIEALGESVLASPEMTAKWEQRLYDIGQGAASPQAFMEQSKKLSVHLIDEATKQSKQWSFDAETIAELKTTVGSNKSRRGTKRASTVVGACRKCNGKVVDRKTFYGCSNYTKTKCDFTLSKKILGKTISQANIKKLLKDGETNLIKGFKKGDKRFDASLRWEESKQTTEFVFQKK, translated from the coding sequence ATGAAAGTTATTATCGCCGAAAAACCTGACCAAGGTGCGAAGCTAGCTGCACCTTATCGACATAAAAAGAAGCAAGGGTATATTGAAATTGAAGCAAATGAAACATTTCCAACTGGGGCATTGCTTACGTGGGCAGTGGGCCATTTATGTGAATTGAAAGCTCCCGAACACTATGATTCGAAGTGGAAAAAATGGTCGCTTGAAACATTGCCAATCATTCCTGAAAGATTTCATCATCAAGTGATGAAATCAAAATGGAAACAATTTTCTGTGATCAAGAGTTTGTTGCAACGCGCAGAGGTGAAAGAAGTTGTCATTGCTAGTGATGCAGGACGGGAAGGTGAATTGATTGTCCGAGTGATTTTATCACTTTGCCGGGTTCAACAGCCGATCAAACGGCTCTGGATTTCATCGTTAACGAAAAAAGCGGTTGAAAATGGATTTGCTAACTTGTTAGATGAATCACAAACGAGGGCACTTTACTATGAAGCGTTGAGTCGAAGCTGTGCAGATTGGTTAGTAGGAATGAATGCATCGAGAGCGTATACGTTATTATTGCAGCAACAGGGACTGTCTGAAGTTTTTTCAACAGGACGAGTGCAGACACCAACATTAGCTTTGATCGTACAACAGGAGAGGGACATTGAGCGCTTTAGATCTGAGCCTTTTTGGGAAGTCACTGCACGCTTTCAGGTTGAAGGTAATACTTACCTTGGTAAATGGCATAAAGATGGTGATACCCGTTTAAAGCAGCAAAAGCAAGCGGAAGCAGTTACCGCGTTTTGTAAAGGGAAGCAAGCTGAAATTACTGAGGTAAAAAAAGAACGTAAAGAGTTTAAACCCCCGCTATTGTTTAACCTTTCATCCTTACAAGCCGTAGCGAACAAGCGCTATAAGTATTCACCTAAAAAAACATTAGATATTGCGCAAAAACTCTACCTAAAAGGGGTCATTTCTTATCCGAGAACAGATGCTAGTGTCGTAACAAAGGGCGAAGCCGTAACGTTTCCTGATATTTGTAAGAAGTTAGGCTCTTATCTTGACTACAAGCGATTCGTTCCAGTGCCGAACCGATCCATTCTTCACAATAAACGGTTTGTAAATGAAAAAAAAGTAACGGACCACTACGCAATCATCCCGACAGAACAAGTACCAAATCTTGAAAAATTAACTGAGGAAGAGCGGAAGATCTATGACCTAATTGTCCGACGCCTTTTAGCCGCACATTATCCATCCGCGGTCTTTGATTATACAACGATTCATACTCTTGTCGGTGAACGTGCAGCCTTTTTGTCTAAAGGGAAAGCTGTCGTCGACCAGGGATGGCGCGAAGTCATCTATGGAGATCACTCATCAATAGAAGATCAGGATGAACCGATATTGCCACAAGTTTCAAAAGGGATGAACGGAGATGTGGTTGAAGTAGAAACGATCGAAGGGAAAACGAAGCCGCCGAAGCGTTTTACAGAAGGGGAACTGATTACGTTAATGAAAACGGCTGGTAAGACGCTTGATGATGGTGAGCTTGAAAAAGTGCTACGTAAGACAGAGGGGCTAGGTACGGAAGCGACTAGGGCAGGGATTATCGGTATTTTAAAAGACCGTTCTTATATTACCATTCAAAAAAACCAAGTCTATGCAACAGCGAAAGGTAAGGTGTTGATTGAGGCTCTTGGAGAAAGTGTTCTAGCTTCACCAGAAATGACAGCTAAGTGGGAACAGCGCCTTTATGACATCGGTCAGGGAGCGGCCTCACCGCAAGCATTTATGGAGCAGTCGAAAAAGTTATCTGTTCATTTGATTGATGAAGCAACGAAACAGTCAAAGCAATGGTCCTTTGACGCTGAAACAATAGCAGAGTTAAAAACAACGGTGGGTAGTAATAAATCACGTCGTGGGACGAAACGAGCTTCTACTGTTGTTGGGGCTTGCCGAAAATGTAATGGAAAAGTAGTTGACCGTAAGACGTTTTATGGGTGCTCTAATTACACGAAGACAAAATGCGATTTTACCCTTTCTAAAAAAATACTCGGGAAGACGATCTCCCAGGCAAATATAAAAAAACTATTAAAAGATGGCGAAACGAATTTGATCAAAGGGTTTAAAAAAGGGGATAAACGCTTTGATGCCAGTCTGCGTTGGGAGGAGTCAAAGCAGACAACGGAATTTGTTTTTCAAAAAAAATAG
- a CDS encoding acyl-CoA dehydrogenase family protein — protein sequence MELRLTDEQKMVQKTIRQFVEKELMPLEPEVLRNEREGKPSISAEKIKQLRQKAADFGFWGINTPEEYGGADLGQMMLALVTMETSKTFVPFSFGGYADNILYYCNDEQKERYLLPTISGEKKSCFAMTEPDAGSDTRRIKMTAVKDGDHYVLNGEKTFITGGNEADFVMVMAVTDKEKGPEGVTCFLVDRDMGWESHYIDTMGDWGPASLIFDNVRVPEENILGELNGGYKLGLEWIGFARWIVGARAVGASERLLQMAIDYAKERITFGKPIAERQAIQWQIADSAVEIEAAKWLVFNAAYTLDRGEDNRHLASIAKLYGANMGNRVIDRVLQIHGGMGYTKEMPIERWYREARLWRIYDGTDEIQRMIIARNLLKGHVKLGDFL from the coding sequence ATGGAATTACGTTTAACTGATGAACAAAAAATGGTACAAAAAACAATTCGCCAATTCGTCGAAAAAGAATTAATGCCGTTAGAACCAGAAGTGTTACGAAATGAACGTGAAGGCAAGCCATCGATCTCAGCAGAAAAGATTAAGCAACTGCGCCAAAAGGCAGCAGATTTTGGTTTTTGGGGAATTAACACACCAGAAGAATATGGTGGCGCCGATCTCGGACAAATGATGTTAGCCCTCGTAACAATGGAAACGAGCAAAACCTTCGTCCCATTTAGCTTTGGTGGCTATGCCGATAACATCCTTTACTATTGTAATGATGAACAAAAAGAACGCTACTTACTTCCGACGATTAGCGGTGAGAAAAAGTCATGTTTTGCGATGACAGAACCTGATGCTGGTTCTGATACAAGACGTATTAAAATGACTGCAGTCAAAGATGGTGATCATTACGTTTTAAACGGGGAGAAAACCTTTATTACTGGTGGTAACGAAGCCGATTTCGTTATGGTTATGGCAGTTACTGATAAAGAAAAAGGTCCAGAAGGGGTTACATGCTTTTTAGTTGATCGTGATATGGGGTGGGAATCACACTACATTGATACGATGGGAGATTGGGGCCCTGCGTCACTAATCTTTGATAATGTCCGAGTCCCAGAAGAGAATATTCTTGGGGAATTGAATGGCGGGTACAAACTAGGGTTAGAGTGGATCGGCTTCGCTCGTTGGATTGTCGGTGCTCGAGCCGTTGGAGCGTCAGAACGGTTACTACAAATGGCCATTGATTATGCAAAAGAGCGCATTACATTCGGTAAACCGATCGCTGAAAGACAGGCCATTCAGTGGCAAATTGCTGATTCAGCTGTCGAGATTGAAGCCGCAAAATGGCTTGTCTTTAACGCAGCCTATACATTAGACCGAGGCGAAGACAACCGCCATCTCGCTTCGATTGCAAAGCTATATGGTGCCAACATGGGCAACCGTGTGATCGATCGTGTCCTGCAAATCCATGGTGGTATGGGCTATACAAAAGAAATGCCAATTGAACGATGGTACCGAGAAGCAAGACTTTGGAGAATCTATGATGGTACGGATGAAATTCAACGAATGATCATTGCTAGAAATTTACTTAAAGGTCATGTCAAATTAGGAGATTTCCTGTAA
- a CDS encoding TRAP transporter substrate-binding protein, with translation MKKKLTGFLVGSMALVLAACGGADDAPATDEPVDEGAATGEVQTIRAGIGLNSEHPQYKGLERFAEIVEENTNGELVVETYHSGQLGDDRSMMEALQLGSQEVTVPSTAPIANFVSEFTIFDFPFLFPSNEVADEVLDGEVGQQFLDMLDDQNLVGLAYWENGFRNVTNSTRAIETLEDFDGLTLRTMENDLHLDAFRALGANPTPMAFTELFTAMQQGTVDGQENPNATIYLEGYYEVQDYVSDTRHVYSPFVFLMSKPFFDSLSEEHQQIVRDAAIEAGQFQRELNREANAEYVNNLEEEGMTVTQISDEERERMVEAVQPAIEKYAERIGEDLVNEVYEAIEAAQE, from the coding sequence ATGAAAAAGAAATTAACTGGATTTTTAGTTGGTTCAATGGCACTAGTATTAGCTGCATGTGGCGGTGCTGATGATGCACCAGCGACAGATGAGCCTGTAGATGAAGGCGCTGCGACAGGTGAAGTTCAAACGATTCGTGCAGGGATCGGGTTAAACAGTGAGCATCCACAGTACAAAGGGTTAGAGCGATTTGCAGAAATCGTTGAAGAAAATACAAACGGTGAACTCGTTGTTGAAACGTATCACAGTGGACAACTTGGTGATGACCGTTCCATGATGGAAGCATTACAATTAGGTTCTCAGGAAGTGACGGTTCCATCAACGGCACCAATCGCGAACTTCGTCTCTGAATTTACAATCTTTGACTTTCCGTTCTTGTTCCCAAGTAACGAAGTCGCTGACGAAGTGTTAGACGGTGAAGTTGGGCAACAGTTCCTTGACATGTTAGATGACCAAAACTTAGTTGGTTTAGCGTACTGGGAAAATGGCTTCCGTAATGTAACAAATAGTACAAGAGCGATTGAAACGTTAGAGGATTTTGATGGATTAACACTTCGTACGATGGAAAATGACCTTCACTTAGATGCGTTCCGTGCGTTAGGTGCTAACCCAACACCAATGGCATTTACTGAGTTATTTACAGCGATGCAACAAGGAACAGTTGATGGACAAGAAAATCCAAATGCAACGATCTATTTAGAAGGTTATTATGAAGTTCAAGATTATGTTTCTGACACTAGACACGTATACAGCCCATTTGTATTCTTAATGAGCAAACCATTCTTTGATTCATTATCTGAAGAACACCAACAAATCGTTCGTGATGCAGCGATTGAAGCAGGCCAATTCCAACGTGAATTAAATCGTGAAGCAAATGCAGAGTATGTGAACAACTTAGAAGAAGAAGGCATGACAGTGACACAAATCTCTGATGAAGAGCGTGAGCGTATGGTTGAAGCGGTACAACCAGCGATTGAAAAATACGCTGAGCGTATCGGTGAAGACCTAGTAAATGAAGTATACGAAGCAATTGAAGCTGCGCAAGAATAA
- a CDS encoding bifunctional 4-hydroxy-2-oxoglutarate aldolase/2-dehydro-3-deoxy-phosphogluconate aldolase → MSLLDQIKDNGVVAIIRGGGEASEILAIAEALRDGGVKTLEITVETPGVLSLIEKVNKEFGNDLIVGAGTVLDPETARAAIMSGAKFIFSPTVDADTIRLTKRYGVISIPGALTPTEILTAYESGADVIKVFPANVFGPRYLKDVHGPLPQVPLMPTGGIDLSNAGEFIKAGGVAVGLGSSLVNTKKTMNDEALLDLKTKASQFVEEVKKAREN, encoded by the coding sequence ATGAGTTTATTAGACCAAATTAAAGACAATGGTGTTGTGGCAATTATTCGCGGAGGCGGCGAAGCTAGCGAAATTTTGGCGATAGCAGAGGCGCTTCGTGATGGCGGAGTGAAAACGTTAGAGATTACCGTTGAGACGCCAGGAGTTCTATCGCTGATTGAAAAGGTTAACAAAGAATTTGGTAATGATCTAATTGTAGGCGCAGGTACTGTTTTGGATCCTGAAACAGCTCGTGCTGCCATTATGTCAGGGGCAAAATTCATTTTTTCACCAACGGTTGATGCAGACACCATTCGCCTAACAAAACGCTACGGTGTGATTAGTATCCCAGGAGCGTTGACGCCAACAGAGATTTTAACTGCTTATGAAAGCGGTGCCGATGTGATTAAAGTCTTTCCAGCGAATGTATTCGGACCAAGGTATTTAAAAGATGTTCACGGGCCATTGCCTCAGGTTCCATTAATGCCAACTGGTGGCATTGATTTATCAAATGCTGGTGAATTTATTAAGGCGGGAGGTGTTGCCGTAGGGCTTGGGAGTTCATTAGTGAATACGAAAAAAACGATGAACGACGAAGCGTTATTAGATCTTAAAACGAAAGCATCACAATTTGTAGAAGAAGTAAAAAAAGCAAGAGAAAACTAA
- a CDS encoding IclR family transcriptional regulator, giving the protein MTYVQSVDRALAILERLADEPKGLGITDIAKQLHLPKSTTHRLLLSLMNRNFVVQDEETGYYSLGMKVISLTSSLLDSLDIRRVARKPLEDLSQKSNEVVHLCVEHEGEVMYLDKVESREQTIRMHSKIGNRVMMHCTGVGKVLLTAKKRNEIEEILTLKGMPAFTEHTITELDVMHEHLQQVKKQGFAIDEIEHEHGIRCVAAPIFDYKGDVVAAISVAGPAERVTRERVECELAEQLRETARVISEKMGCKEPFKPSVTDVF; this is encoded by the coding sequence ATGACATACGTTCAGTCTGTCGACCGAGCATTAGCCATATTGGAACGGTTAGCTGATGAACCTAAAGGTTTAGGCATTACGGATATCGCAAAACAATTGCACTTACCGAAGAGTACGACACATCGATTACTATTATCTTTAATGAATCGTAATTTCGTTGTTCAGGATGAGGAAACGGGCTATTACTCTTTAGGAATGAAAGTGATTTCATTGACAAGTTCATTACTAGATTCACTAGATATTCGCCGTGTTGCACGTAAACCATTGGAGGATTTATCGCAAAAAAGTAATGAAGTCGTCCACCTTTGTGTTGAACATGAGGGCGAGGTCATGTATTTGGATAAGGTTGAGAGCAGAGAGCAAACGATACGAATGCATTCCAAGATTGGTAACCGAGTGATGATGCATTGTACAGGGGTTGGAAAAGTACTTTTGACCGCGAAAAAAAGAAATGAAATCGAAGAGATTCTCACCTTGAAAGGGATGCCAGCCTTCACTGAGCATACCATTACTGAATTGGATGTTATGCATGAGCATCTGCAACAAGTGAAGAAACAAGGGTTTGCGATCGATGAAATAGAACATGAGCACGGAATCCGGTGTGTTGCCGCACCGATTTTTGATTATAAAGGTGACGTTGTTGCGGCAATTAGTGTTGCTGGCCCAGCAGAACGTGTCACTCGAGAGCGTGTTGAGTGTGAGCTAGCTGAACAATTAAGAGAAACAGCTAGAGTTATTTCTGAAAAGATGGGGTGTAAGGAGCCCTTTAAGCCATCTGTAACTGATGTATTTTGA
- a CDS encoding sugar kinase — protein MDVVTMGETMVLFTPESQGPMRYAQTYTRKFGGAESNFAIGLARLGHEAGWISRVGDDELGKAMLSFIRGEGVDTSKVKVDNTAPTGLYFKEVRNVSDVRIQYYRKGSAASQMDKFDIDEEYISKARYLHISGITPALSQSCYEMVLEAISIAKKHGVKIIFDPNLRKSLWSEERAREVLLEIASQVDIILPGVSEGEFMFGEKDPETLGNLFLEHGAKLVVMKVGAAGAYYFTENESKLVEGFPVEQVVDPVGAGDGFAAGFTSGLLDGLSVAKAVERGNAVGAIVTTVSGDVEGLPEQSEVIRFMDNPSEDVTR, from the coding sequence ATGGATGTAGTTACAATGGGAGAAACGATGGTCCTTTTTACTCCTGAATCACAAGGCCCGATGCGTTATGCGCAAACGTATACGAGGAAGTTTGGCGGGGCTGAATCAAATTTTGCGATTGGACTTGCGCGCCTAGGACATGAAGCCGGTTGGATAAGCCGAGTTGGCGATGATGAACTTGGAAAAGCAATGCTATCATTTATACGTGGAGAAGGTGTCGATACTAGTAAAGTTAAAGTAGATAACACTGCGCCGACGGGTCTTTATTTTAAAGAGGTTCGTAATGTAAGCGATGTCAGAATCCAGTATTACCGCAAAGGATCGGCCGCGAGTCAAATGGATAAATTTGATATCGATGAAGAGTATATTAGTAAGGCGAGATATCTGCATATTTCTGGGATCACACCTGCATTGAGTCAGAGTTGCTATGAAATGGTGTTAGAGGCGATTTCGATTGCAAAAAAGCATGGCGTGAAAATTATCTTTGATCCGAACCTCCGTAAGAGCCTTTGGTCAGAGGAAAGAGCTAGGGAAGTATTACTAGAAATTGCTAGTCAGGTAGACATTATACTACCTGGTGTTAGTGAAGGGGAATTTATGTTTGGAGAAAAAGACCCTGAAACATTAGGGAATCTCTTTTTAGAACATGGTGCGAAACTAGTTGTCATGAAAGTAGGAGCAGCTGGAGCATACTACTTTACGGAAAATGAAAGTAAGCTTGTTGAAGGTTTTCCTGTTGAACAAGTCGTTGACCCAGTAGGAGCGGGTGATGGCTTTGCTGCTGGTTTTACATCAGGGTTATTAGATGGTCTTTCGGTTGCGAAAGCTGTTGAGCGGGGCAACGCAGTTGGTGCGATTGTTACAACAGTCAGCGGTGATGTGGAAGGGCTACCTGAGCAATCAGAAGTCATTAGGTTTATGGATAATCCAAGTGAAGATGTTACACGATAA